A stretch of Canis lupus familiaris isolate Mischka breed German Shepherd chromosome 11, alternate assembly UU_Cfam_GSD_1.0, whole genome shotgun sequence DNA encodes these proteins:
- the IL9 gene encoding interleukin-9 produces the protein MLLSTVLASVLLLCTVASQECFSFMGISDVRYLIDKVQKQPPSSCSCSANVTDCLCLPIPSDNCTTPCFQEGLSQLINSTVGARYLLIFNRVKRTVQDLKNKCKYFSCEQPCNQTTTGNTLMFLRSLQEIFQKKKGVTV, from the exons ATGCTCCTGTCCACAGTCCTTGCCTCTGTTCTGCTCCTCTGCACTGTGGCCAGCCAGGAGTGTTTTAGCTTTATGGGGATCAGTGATGTCAGGTACCTCATTGACAAAGTGCAG AAACAACCCCCTTCAAGCTGCAGTTGCAGCGCCAAT GTGACCGACTGTTTGTGTCTGCCCATTCCTTCT GACAACTGCACCACACCATGCTTCCAAGAGGGTCTGTCCCAGTTGATCAACTCCACAGTGGGAGCAAGATACCTTCTGATTTTCAATCGAGTAAAAAGAACAGTCCAAGACCTAAAGAACAAGTGCAAG TATTTCTCCTGTGAACAGCCATGTAACCAAACCACAACAGGCAACACGCTGATGTTTCTGAGGAGTCTCCaggaaattttccagaaaaaaaagggagTCACAGTATGA